In Providencia alcalifaciens, the sequence CAACGATCGCATTTTGATCAAATTAGCCTCTACTTGGCAGGGTATCCGCGCGGCGGAAAAACTGGAAAAAGAAGGCATTAACTGTAACTTAACTTTATTATTCTCTTTTGCTCAAGCGCGTGCTTGTGCGGAAGCTGGTGTTTACCTGATCTCTCCATTCGTAGGTCGTATCCTTGACTGGTACAAAGCAAACACAGATAAAAAAGAGTTTGCTGCACATGAAGATCCAGGCGTGGTTTCTGTTACTGAAATCTACAACTTCTATAAAGCACATGGTTATAAAACCGTCGTGATGGGCGCAAGCTTCCGTAACGTGGGTGAAATCATTGAGCTGGCAGGTTGTGACCGTCTGACTATCTCTCCAGCACTGCTGAAAGAGCTGTCTGAATCACAAGGCGAACTGGTTTGTAAACTGAAAGATGAAGGTAAAACTCAAGAGCCAGGCGCTAAACTGACTGAGGCTGAGTTCTACTGGCAGCATAATCAAGATCCAATGGCGGTTGATAAACTGTCTGACGGTATCCGTAAGTTTGCTGTAGACCAAGAAAAACTGGAAAAAATGATTGCAGCGCTGCTGTAATTATCATTTGTCACCATTTTTCGTTAAAGGCCCAGTCAACTGACTGGGCTTTTTTTATGCTGTTTTTTCATTGATTAAACTCTCAATTCCACATTTCGACACAAACACGACGCTGTCAGGCATTCGACTTAATGGTATGATGCACCATGTTTATCATTATTGGCTTGGTATTAATTAAGTTAGTATTTCCTCGCCAAATGAACGAATTTAAATGATTAATTTTTGAGGTTTGTATGAATGAGTTGCGCATAGGTCTGGTGTCGGTTTCTGATCGTGCTTCAGGCGGTATCTATGAAGATAAAGGGATCCCAGCACTGGAGGAGTGGCTAACGAAAACCATCACCACCCCTTTTCGTTTAGAAACTCGCTTGATCCCTGATGAGCAAGTCATGATAGAGCAAACGTTGTGTGAGCTGGTGGATGAATTTTCCTGTCATTTAGTCCTGACCACAGGTGGTACGGGTCCTGCTCGCCGAGATGTCACTCCAGACGCAACCCTTGCGGTTGCTGATCGTGAAATGCCTGGGTTTGGTGAGCAGATGCGCCAAATTAGCCTGAAGTTCGTGCCGACAGCGATTTTGTCTCGTCAAGTTGGCGTGATCCGCAATCAGTCACTGATTTTAAACTTACCGGGACAGCCAAAGGCGATTGCTGAAACCTTAGAAGGGCTGAAAGATAAAGAAGGAAATGTATTGGTATCCGGCATTTTTGCGAGTGTGCCATACTGCATTCAATTACTTGATGGTCCATATATTGAAACAGACGAAAGCATCGTTAAAGCTTTCCGTCCAAAGTCTGCTATTCGCACTACCGAGTAATCTCGTCTAAAAAATCAGGCAGAACGTCACGTCTGCCTGATAATTTTCGTTACAACTTTTATCAATCTTAGAAATTAGCTACGTTGGCCAATTGGCAGGATGGTTTTGCCATATTGCTCATTTAAGATCTCAGCAACAGCCAAATAGAATGCGCTCGCACCGCAGATAATTCCTTCATAGCCCGCATATTGAAGCAGCGTGGCATTGTTGGTCAAATTACCTACTGCTAACATTGCAAACAGTACGGTTAAGCTGCCGAAGATAAATTGCAGCACGAAATTTGCTTTGAAGGTGCCTAAGAACATAAAGAAAGTAAAGATCCCCCATAAAAGCAGGAACACCCCTAAAAATGCAGGGTCAGTTGCTTCGGCTAATCCCATGGTCGGTAAAAACAGTAGACCGACTAACGCAAGCCAAAAGAAGCCGTAAGAGGTAAATGCAGTCGCACCGAACGTATTGCCTTTCTTATATTCAATAAGCCCAGCAATCACTTGCGCGATACCACCATAGAAAATTCCCATACTTAAAATTACAGATGAGAGAGGGAAAAAGCCTGCATTGTGAATATTCAGCAGGATTGTTGTCATACCAAAGCCCAATAAACCGAGTGGGCCTGGATTGGCAAGCGAACTAGATTGCATATAACCTCTGGTAAAGTATTTAAAAATCAAATAGATATGGTGAATATTTGTAGCCCCATAGAAGGGGGAGGCGCATAATACGCAGTTTTAATTGTCGAAACAATGATCAAGAGACGGGTTTTTTTGCATTAAATGTAAAACTTTTTTAGTTTTCCCCCTTGATGAATGAATTTGTGACCCCATCTTTAAGACATCAACAGTTATCAATCTAAATTATTGCGAATTGCAAAAAAAAATTAAGGTTGCAAAAAAAATTAAGGTTGAAGTAAAAACTCCCTTGAAAATGAAATATTGAGCCTTATATAGATTGATATCGAAATTAAATGAAAAGAATTCCTTTGGAGGCGTTTTAAATGGGTAAAATTATTGGTATCGATTTAGGTACAACTAACTCATGCGTTGCAATTATGGATGGCACTACTGCACGTGTTCTTGAGAACAGCGAGGGTGATAGAACTACTCCTTCCATCATTGCGTATACACAAGATGGTGAAATTTTAGTTGGTCAGCCAGCAAAACGTCAGGCTGTAACTAACCCAGAAAATACATTATTTGCGATCAAACGTTTGATCGGTCGTCGTTTCCAAGACGAAGAAGTTCAGCGCGACGTATCTATCATGCCATACAAAATTGTAGCGGCTGATAACGGTGATGCGTGGTTAGATGTGAAAGGCCAAAAAATGGCACCACCACAAGTTTCTGCTGAAGTGCTGAAAAAAATGAAGAAAACAGCGGAAGACTATCTGGGTGAACCAGTAACTGAAGCAGTTATCACTGTTCCAGCTTACTTTAACGATGCTCAGCGTCAAGCAACTAAAGATGCGGGTCGTATCGCTGGTT encodes:
- the satP gene encoding acetate uptake transporter, whose amino-acid sequence is MQSSSLANPGPLGLLGFGMTTILLNIHNAGFFPLSSVILSMGIFYGGIAQVIAGLIEYKKGNTFGATAFTSYGFFWLALVGLLFLPTMGLAEATDPAFLGVFLLLWGIFTFFMFLGTFKANFVLQFIFGSLTVLFAMLAVGNLTNNATLLQYAGYEGIICGASAFYLAVAEILNEQYGKTILPIGQRS
- the tal gene encoding transaldolase, with the translated sequence MTDKLTSLRSLTTVVADTGDIEAMKLYKPQDATTNPSLILNAAQIPEYRKLIDEAVEWARKQSDNREQQVVDACDKLAVNIGLEILKLVPGRISTEVDARLSYDEEACITKARRLMKMYNEAGISNDRILIKLASTWQGIRAAEKLEKEGINCNLTLLFSFAQARACAEAGVYLISPFVGRILDWYKANTDKKEFAAHEDPGVVSVTEIYNFYKAHGYKTVVMGASFRNVGEIIELAGCDRLTISPALLKELSESQGELVCKLKDEGKTQEPGAKLTEAEFYWQHNQDPMAVDKLSDGIRKFAVDQEKLEKMIAALL
- the mog gene encoding molybdopterin adenylyltransferase gives rise to the protein MNELRIGLVSVSDRASGGIYEDKGIPALEEWLTKTITTPFRLETRLIPDEQVMIEQTLCELVDEFSCHLVLTTGGTGPARRDVTPDATLAVADREMPGFGEQMRQISLKFVPTAILSRQVGVIRNQSLILNLPGQPKAIAETLEGLKDKEGNVLVSGIFASVPYCIQLLDGPYIETDESIVKAFRPKSAIRTTE